One genomic region from Corallococcus soli encodes:
- a CDS encoding iron-containing redox enzyme family protein: MSKPLVDTQYLPHVSDVRHVLASGPHVTTLLDEKVDPALLEGFLIQLCALGVYMTEPVDGWIRRAGEACTKVAGLEEVGRQLISHAKHEAGHHLMMVEDTKSLVAGWNKRRMPKLDAEQLLAQAPTPAMQEYRQIHEETINSAMPGAQVAIEYEIENLSVVFAPRLIEQCKRVLGDDVMNSLTFIKEHVELDVGHTALNEVMLNKLLGQKPEHADTIGKTGARALDIYLRFYGDCMEKAKRMLQAAAA; the protein is encoded by the coding sequence ATGAGCAAGCCCCTCGTCGATACCCAGTACCTCCCCCACGTCTCCGACGTCCGCCACGTCCTCGCATCCGGCCCCCACGTGACGACGCTGCTGGACGAGAAGGTGGATCCCGCCCTGCTGGAGGGATTCCTCATCCAGCTGTGTGCCCTGGGCGTGTACATGACGGAGCCCGTGGACGGGTGGATCCGCCGCGCCGGTGAGGCCTGTACGAAGGTCGCGGGCCTGGAGGAGGTCGGCCGGCAGCTCATCTCCCACGCCAAGCACGAGGCCGGTCACCACCTGATGATGGTGGAGGACACCAAGAGCCTGGTGGCCGGGTGGAACAAGCGCCGCATGCCCAAGCTGGACGCGGAGCAGCTGCTCGCCCAGGCCCCCACGCCGGCCATGCAGGAGTACCGGCAGATCCACGAGGAGACCATCAACAGCGCCATGCCGGGCGCGCAGGTCGCCATCGAGTACGAGATCGAGAACCTGTCCGTGGTGTTCGCGCCCCGCCTCATCGAGCAGTGCAAGCGCGTGCTCGGGGATGACGTGATGAACTCGCTGACGTTCATCAAGGAGCACGTGGAGCTGGACGTGGGCCACACGGCCCTCAACGAGGTCATGCTCAACAAGCTGCTGGGCCAGAAGCCCGAGCACGCGGACACCATTGGCAAGACGGGCGCCCGCGCGCTGGACATCTACCTGCGCTTCTACGGCGACTGCATGGAGAAGGCGAAGCGGATGCTCCAGGCCGCCGCGGCCTGA
- a CDS encoding bifunctional 3-(3-hydroxy-phenyl)propionate/3-hydroxycinnamic acid hydroxylase, producing the protein MDQLAHNGRGVMAPESVDVIVVGSGPVGAMAANLLGQYGLRTVVIEKETVPHTQSRAINADDEAQRIFQAAGLTGELGPGFHPCLKMTYVDDEMRVLAEVDFTQVERPNGHFIGSLFSQPRLEASLTRGMGRFPSVSLWRGHEVESFMQDEDGVSVRVKEAATGRTLTLRARYLLACDGAKSSIRRRLGLKLEGTTALAHALAITVETPSSAPDFTYYPCGPKRVGIVTRTAHDEMRFDTVVRPGQDLEHVRSPEYVRGIIAPYIDPDSVRVKSVNLYAYHSRMAEKWRVGRVFLLGDAAHLMPPFLGQGVCSGLRDAANLSWKIAHVLNGAAEASLLDTYEVERRPHAAEMMRMSDALGSMLSSGGPLMARARNAFINLLYRMPVTGPFIREYKMKPNLFHAEGFLFGGKRGKSKQAGEGAYFPQPRVEHGEEGERPLDDVIGQRFAVLTRPGAPADVQQAAKALAEDIGGVWLSVAPAARSGAGRAGEVVDLEGKLGEWFAQHASDLVVLRPDRYVYAATNRAGVAQVHAALKKDVRPFSRRGSRVSRRIASIGA; encoded by the coding sequence ATGGATCAGCTCGCACACAACGGGAGGGGAGTAATGGCTCCGGAATCTGTTGATGTGATCGTCGTCGGAAGCGGCCCGGTGGGTGCCATGGCGGCGAACCTGCTGGGGCAGTACGGGCTGCGCACCGTGGTCATCGAAAAGGAGACGGTCCCGCACACCCAGTCGCGCGCGATCAACGCGGACGACGAAGCGCAGCGCATCTTCCAGGCGGCCGGACTCACGGGCGAGCTGGGGCCGGGCTTCCACCCGTGCTTGAAGATGACGTACGTGGACGACGAGATGCGGGTGCTGGCGGAGGTGGACTTCACCCAGGTGGAGCGCCCCAACGGACACTTCATCGGGTCGCTGTTCAGCCAGCCGCGCCTGGAGGCGTCGCTGACGCGCGGCATGGGGCGCTTCCCGAGCGTGTCGCTGTGGCGCGGCCACGAAGTCGAATCCTTCATGCAGGACGAGGACGGCGTGTCGGTGCGGGTGAAGGAGGCGGCCACGGGCCGCACCCTGACGCTGCGCGCGCGCTACCTGCTGGCGTGCGACGGCGCGAAGAGCAGCATCCGCCGGCGGCTGGGCCTCAAGCTGGAGGGCACCACGGCGCTCGCGCACGCGCTGGCCATCACCGTGGAGACGCCGTCGTCGGCGCCGGACTTCACCTACTACCCCTGCGGCCCGAAGCGCGTGGGCATCGTGACGCGCACCGCGCACGACGAGATGCGCTTCGACACGGTGGTGCGGCCCGGGCAGGACCTGGAGCACGTGCGCAGCCCCGAGTACGTGCGCGGCATCATCGCCCCGTACATCGACCCGGACTCGGTGCGGGTCAAGAGCGTCAACCTGTACGCCTACCACAGCCGCATGGCGGAGAAGTGGCGAGTGGGCCGGGTGTTCCTGCTCGGGGACGCGGCGCACCTGATGCCGCCCTTCCTGGGCCAGGGCGTGTGCTCCGGCCTTCGCGACGCGGCGAACCTGTCCTGGAAGATCGCGCATGTGCTCAACGGCGCGGCGGAAGCGTCGCTCCTGGACACCTACGAGGTGGAGCGTCGGCCGCACGCGGCGGAGATGATGCGGATGTCGGACGCGCTTGGGTCGATGCTGTCCTCGGGTGGCCCCCTCATGGCCCGCGCGCGCAACGCGTTCATCAACCTGCTGTACCGGATGCCCGTCACCGGCCCCTTCATCCGCGAGTACAAAATGAAGCCGAACCTCTTCCACGCGGAGGGGTTCCTCTTCGGCGGCAAGCGCGGCAAGTCCAAGCAGGCTGGCGAAGGCGCCTACTTCCCGCAGCCGCGCGTGGAGCACGGTGAGGAAGGGGAGCGTCCGCTCGACGACGTCATCGGGCAGCGCTTCGCGGTGCTGACGCGGCCGGGTGCGCCCGCCGACGTGCAGCAGGCCGCGAAGGCCCTGGCGGAGGACATCGGCGGTGTCTGGCTGTCGGTGGCGCCCGCGGCGCGCTCCGGCGCGGGGCGCGCCGGAGAGGTGGTGGACCTGGAGGGCAAGCTCGGCGAGTGGTTCGCCCAGCACGCGTCCGACCTGGTCGTCCTGCGGCCGGACCGGTACGTCTACGCGGCCACGAACCGCGCGGGCGTCGCGCAGGTCCATGCCGCGCTCAAGAAGGACGTCCGGCCCTTCAGCCGCCGGGGCAGCCGCGTGTCGCGCCGCATCGCGTCCATCGGGGCCTGA
- a CDS encoding class I SAM-dependent methyltransferase, producing MPRLQLFELEDQPWFPKVLRRGVTDFLAYVWSLSDDRYVEFVRRLKGAMAAMGETQLLDMASGSAGPVPKLLEMLESQEKYTATALLTDLYPEVSAFEKVKAANPGRVDYVSTPVDATAVPATYKGFRIMCNSFHHLPPEAARKVLADAVAQRRGIAIMELVERRGPAIAMTAAALINVPLTTPFIRPVRMDRLALTYLMPLIPIAAAFDGVVSCLRTYSIEEMRELTQGLSDDYVWDIDRLTNEGNPFGLMMLIGRPANPSQA from the coding sequence ATGCCCAGACTGCAACTTTTCGAGCTAGAGGATCAGCCGTGGTTCCCGAAGGTCCTCCGCCGTGGCGTGACGGACTTCCTGGCCTACGTGTGGAGCCTTTCGGATGACCGCTACGTGGAGTTCGTGCGGCGGCTCAAGGGCGCGATGGCGGCGATGGGTGAGACGCAGCTGCTGGACATGGCGTCGGGCAGCGCGGGGCCGGTGCCGAAGCTGCTGGAGATGCTGGAGTCGCAGGAAAAATACACCGCGACGGCGCTCCTGACGGACCTGTATCCGGAGGTGTCCGCCTTCGAGAAGGTGAAGGCGGCGAACCCGGGCCGCGTGGACTACGTGTCGACGCCGGTGGACGCGACGGCGGTGCCGGCCACGTACAAGGGCTTCCGGATCATGTGCAATTCGTTCCACCACCTGCCGCCGGAAGCCGCGCGCAAGGTGCTGGCGGATGCCGTGGCCCAGCGCCGGGGCATCGCCATCATGGAGTTGGTGGAGCGGCGCGGGCCGGCCATCGCGATGACGGCGGCGGCCCTCATCAACGTGCCCCTGACGACGCCCTTCATCCGGCCCGTGCGCATGGACCGGCTGGCCCTCACCTATCTGATGCCCCTCATCCCCATCGCCGCGGCGTTCGACGGCGTGGTGTCCTGCCTGCGGACCTACTCCATCGAGGAGATGCGCGAGCTGACGCAGGGCCTGAGCGACGACTACGTGTGGGACATCGACCGGCTCACCAACGAAGGGAACCCCTTCGGACTGATGATGCTCATTGGCCGACCCGCCAATCCGTCGCAGGCCTGA
- a CDS encoding cytochrome P450 — protein MKCPHLGAQYNPFSGPHVEDPHPFYAELRRDAPVSFNPMLGMWLVSRYEDICHVLKDPTRFSSADMGNVGSVLAPETLAVLAEGYPLADSLLNSDPPTHTRLRKLMGRGFSAQRIAAQEGPIRQVSQQLIDAFVHEGQADLVTQLAYPLPVRVILGMVGVPKEDMADIKHWCDDFFRMIFTRVPAEEQPPLARSWVTFQHYVARLIASRRNDPHDDLASYLVTTDADGEALSLPELIIAIAGSLLAAGHETTTALLAQCWKQALLQPGLWQRLREDRSLVPHLIEETLRFDSVSHGMIRTATEDVQLAGVALPKGSRLLLLYASGSRDPALLADGDRFDISRHHPSHLGFGRGIHFCIGAPLARQEALIATNLLLDQLPDLSLAPNPDFGTMQNLTIRAIQHLPVRWTPRNG, from the coding sequence ATGAAGTGCCCCCATCTGGGCGCTCAATACAACCCGTTCTCGGGCCCACACGTCGAGGATCCGCATCCGTTCTACGCGGAGCTCCGGCGGGATGCGCCCGTCAGCTTCAACCCCATGTTGGGGATGTGGCTGGTCAGCCGCTATGAAGACATTTGTCATGTGTTGAAGGACCCCACGCGGTTCTCGTCGGCGGACATGGGCAACGTGGGCTCGGTGCTGGCCCCGGAGACCCTCGCGGTGCTCGCCGAGGGCTACCCGCTGGCGGACAGCCTGTTGAACTCGGATCCCCCCACGCACACCCGTCTGCGCAAGCTGATGGGGCGGGGCTTCTCCGCGCAGCGCATCGCCGCGCAGGAGGGCCCCATCCGGCAGGTCTCGCAGCAGCTCATCGACGCGTTCGTGCACGAGGGGCAGGCGGACCTGGTGACGCAGCTGGCGTATCCGCTGCCCGTCCGGGTCATCCTGGGCATGGTGGGCGTGCCCAAGGAGGACATGGCCGACATCAAGCACTGGTGCGACGACTTCTTCCGGATGATCTTCACGCGCGTCCCCGCGGAGGAGCAGCCACCGCTCGCGCGAAGCTGGGTCACCTTCCAGCACTACGTCGCCCGGCTCATCGCCAGCCGGCGCAATGATCCGCACGACGACCTGGCCAGCTACCTGGTCACCACCGACGCGGACGGAGAGGCCCTGTCGCTGCCGGAGCTCATCATCGCCATCGCGGGCAGCCTGCTGGCGGCGGGGCATGAGACCACCACCGCGCTGCTCGCCCAGTGCTGGAAGCAGGCCCTGCTGCAGCCCGGCCTCTGGCAGCGGCTGCGCGAGGATCGCTCGCTGGTGCCGCACCTCATCGAGGAGACGCTGCGCTTCGACTCCGTCTCGCACGGGATGATCCGCACCGCCACGGAGGACGTGCAGCTCGCCGGCGTCGCGCTGCCCAAGGGCTCCCGGCTGCTGCTGCTCTACGCTTCGGGGAGCAGGGATCCGGCGCTGCTGGCGGACGGGGATCGCTTCGACATCTCCCGTCACCACCCGTCGCACCTGGGCTTCGGCCGGGGCATCCACTTCTGCATCGGCGCGCCGCTGGCCCGGCAGGAGGCGCTCATCGCGACGAACCTGCTGCTGGATCAGCTGCCGGACCTGAGCCTCGCGCCGAACCCGGACTTCGGGACGATGCAGAACCTCACCATCCGCGCCATCCAGCACCTGCCCGTGCGGTGGACCCCCCGGAACGGCTGA